Proteins from one Fragaria vesca subsp. vesca linkage group LG6, FraVesHawaii_1.0, whole genome shotgun sequence genomic window:
- the LOC101290882 gene encoding GDSL esterase/lipase At5g03610-like, translating into MELDGKILFLILSVFYSVSGLIGEGEVLLVDAVPHLWRPTKLFVFGDSSAATGNNVASLGSDSDICWHSPYGETFPGKPTARFSDGRVLTDFIAKFIAVKSPLAYKIRNAAGYYSKYGMNFAYGGHSRNEEYPN; encoded by the exons ATGGAATTAGATGGAAAAATCCTGTTCCTCATTCTCTCTGTCTTTTACTCCGTCTCAG GTCTTATTGGAGAAGGAGAGGTGCTACTAGTTGATGCTGTTCCCCACCTTTGGCGTCCAACAAAGCTCTTTGTTTTCGGAGACTCCTCCGCTGCCACCGGCAACAATGTCGCGAGTCTTGGCTCTGATTCTGACATCTGTTGGCATTCTCCTTATGGAGAAACCTTTCCCGGAAAACCCACTGCCCGGTTCTCCGATGGTCGCGTCCTCACTGATTTCATCG CTAAGTTCATAGCAGTGAAGTCTCCTCTGGCATACAAAATTAGAAATGCTGCAGGCTACTATTCGAAATATGGGATGAATTTCGCATATGGAGGCCATTCGAGGAATGAAGAGTACCCAAATTAA
- the LOC101291164 gene encoding GDSL esterase/lipase At5g03610-like, with protein sequence MTTTITISTKDLLRLGYYTIKSQNLLLQQAVAKLNSETESSSFIILDLYASFTPVFKNKADHLGSIKFKKPLKSCCVGQSDSDWCGRRYDMDGSPMYTVCERNSAFFWDDAHPSQQGWTAVYSNLQATLQQLY encoded by the exons ATGACAACAACTATAACTATTTCAACGAAGGATTTGTTAAGGTTAGGATACTATACAA TCAAGTCCCAAAACCTCTTGTTGCAGCAAGCTGTGGCCAAGCTGAACAGTGAAACCGAGAGTTCTTCGTTCATCATTCTTGACCTTTATGCCTCGTTTACGCCAGTTTTCAAGAACAAAGCAGACCATCTAG GAAGCATAAAGTTTAAGAAGCCACTGAAGTCGTGTTGTGTTGGACAAAGTGATTCAGATTGGTGTGGTCGTAGGTATGATATGGACGGGAGCCCTATGTATACCGTCTGTGAGCGTAACTCTGCTTTCTTTTGGGACGACGCTCACCCTTCCCAGCAGGGCTGGACCGCTGTGTATTCCAACTTGCAAGCTACGCTTCAGCAACTCTACTAA